In Flammeovirgaceae bacterium 311, one DNA window encodes the following:
- a CDS encoding L-lactate transport (COG1620 L-lactate permease) — MGFEAVLSVSVVLLFDGLFALFGAVGTPVLIGLQVPLQLSPHQVQQISLLAAGLGVLASSVILLFIFRLFAASHAPLQHKGKVVLLYLFFAVPFCLFAYLIAELATVLAALLMLALSIWYLKRRDTRIDLSPWLPYLLLAILLLLPKLFNPLSRWIGWDVGFADLFGSGISTSFKPMQSPLIPFLIVGFGVALYKKSPSLYLGDAFKKILNVFVVLFPSIAVAQLMINSGVTQPSMIQYISELQSGLGSFYPLMAPFVGVVGAFITGSTTISNVVFGASQLETAQLLAMEPVVILSLQHTGAALGNSICLFNINAAASIANLQNYRQVLANNLLPAVCGTLLAGLLGLGLLFLL; from the coding sequence ATGGGCTTTGAGGCGGTACTTTCTGTATCGGTGGTGCTGCTGTTCGATGGACTTTTTGCCCTTTTTGGGGCGGTTGGTACCCCTGTATTGATTGGCCTGCAGGTACCGCTGCAGCTATCGCCCCATCAGGTACAGCAGATCAGCCTGCTGGCTGCCGGGCTGGGGGTGCTGGCAAGCAGCGTAATATTGCTGTTTATCTTCAGGCTTTTTGCTGCCAGCCATGCGCCCCTGCAACATAAGGGAAAAGTAGTTTTGCTCTACCTCTTTTTTGCCGTTCCCTTTTGCCTGTTTGCATACCTGATTGCCGAGCTGGCCACCGTACTGGCCGCCCTGCTGATGCTGGCGCTCTCCATCTGGTATTTAAAACGCCGGGACACCCGCATCGACCTTAGCCCCTGGCTGCCCTATCTGCTGCTGGCTATCCTGCTCTTACTACCCAAGCTTTTTAATCCCCTAAGCCGCTGGATTGGCTGGGATGTAGGTTTCGCAGATCTATTTGGCAGCGGCATCAGCACTTCCTTCAAGCCGATGCAATCGCCCCTGATTCCATTTTTGATCGTGGGCTTTGGCGTAGCCTTATACAAGAAAAGCCCGTCACTTTACCTGGGAGATGCGTTTAAAAAGATTCTCAATGTGTTTGTGGTGCTGTTTCCTTCCATTGCCGTTGCACAGCTGATGATCAATTCAGGCGTAACGCAGCCCTCCATGATCCAGTATATTTCAGAGCTGCAGAGCGGCCTGGGGAGCTTCTACCCCCTTATGGCTCCTTTTGTAGGAGTGGTTGGTGCATTTATTACCGGCAGTACCACTATTTCTAATGTAGTATTTGGTGCATCGCAGCTGGAAACAGCTCAGCTCCTGGCCATGGAGCCGGTTGTTATTCTATCGCTGCAGCATACAGGTGCTGCGCTGGGTAACTCCATCTGCCTGTTCAATATTAATGCTGCCGCCTCTATTGCCAACCTGCAAAATTACCGGCAGGTGCTGGCAAATAACCTGCTGCCTGCTGTTTGTGGTACCCTGCTGGCAGGCCTGTTGGGTTTGGGACTCTTGTTTCTGCTTTAG
- a CDS encoding Cyanobacterial phytochrome A (COG2202 FOG: PAS/PAC domain) translates to MDELRSYKNRLTFSEVRFEAIAQTATDVIVISDEHSNIIFANNKAYEVFGYQQGELVGLSLGVLMPERYRQGHITGMQRYMASGIPKLIGHTIEIEGLRKDGTVFPLELSLSSWKEEENYFFSGIIRDITKRKQQEKEKEKNGLLLVEKQKELEAANEELLLFQEELQATNEELRASNEKLSQKEVQLQALNSQLEDRVLSRTRDLQQARIDAERQRDRLERFLMEAPAIICIHSGPDFIFEFINPLYQRVFPGRQLLGKPLLEGLPELADQPVWPIIKQVYETGETYVGREVLMPMASHDGGPLQNNYYTFTYQPRYDTAGKIDGIMVFAYDVTKQVQARKVVEESAARFHFMADAMPQKVWTANANGDVDYFNQKWLDYTGLTFEELKGWGWRSIIHPDDWEETRLVWMQSIDTGLDFQLEHRLRAKEDEYRWHLSRGIAQRDASGTISMWVGTNTDIHDRKIAGEKLLLAQEDLKATNAELNKINNDLDNFIYTASHDLRSPILNLEGLVALARKNFEEKIAEKDRSVLEMMESSILRLKSTILDLAEITKTQKGSSEAPEQLLFAAILEELKADLAGNLEVTGASFREDLQVTGLLYPKKNLRSILYNLLSNAIKYQSPQRPLVVETKTWREAGHVVLSVTDNGIGLSPEQLPKLFTMFKRLHTHVEGTGIGLYIVKRIVENAGGRIEVESSLNQGTSFKVYFKA, encoded by the coding sequence ATGGATGAGCTGAGGAGTTATAAAAATAGGTTAACGTTTTCTGAGGTTAGGTTTGAGGCGATTGCACAAACGGCTACTGATGTTATTGTTATTTCTGACGAACATTCTAACATCATTTTTGCCAATAATAAGGCATACGAGGTTTTTGGCTATCAGCAGGGAGAGCTCGTGGGCCTAAGCCTGGGTGTTCTCATGCCAGAACGTTACAGGCAGGGGCATATTACGGGCATGCAGCGTTATATGGCTTCTGGTATTCCAAAGCTTATTGGGCATACCATTGAAATTGAAGGCTTACGCAAAGATGGTACAGTATTTCCGCTGGAGCTTTCCCTGTCGTCCTGGAAGGAAGAAGAAAACTACTTTTTCTCAGGCATCATCCGCGATATAACCAAACGAAAGCAGCAGGAAAAAGAAAAAGAGAAGAACGGGTTGTTGCTGGTGGAAAAGCAGAAAGAATTAGAGGCGGCCAATGAAGAGCTTCTGCTTTTTCAGGAAGAATTACAGGCCACCAACGAAGAGCTAAGGGCCTCTAATGAAAAGCTTTCGCAAAAAGAAGTGCAGCTGCAGGCATTGAACAGCCAGCTGGAAGACAGGGTACTTAGCAGAACACGTGATCTGCAGCAGGCCCGTATCGATGCGGAACGCCAGCGGGACAGGCTGGAGCGTTTCCTGATGGAAGCACCAGCCATCATCTGTATTCACAGCGGACCGGATTTTATCTTTGAGTTTATCAACCCCCTGTACCAGCGCGTGTTCCCCGGCCGCCAATTGCTGGGCAAACCCCTGCTGGAGGGCTTGCCGGAGCTGGCAGACCAGCCTGTGTGGCCCATTATTAAACAGGTTTACGAAACTGGAGAAACCTATGTAGGCCGGGAGGTGCTAATGCCGATGGCCAGCCATGATGGCGGCCCTCTTCAAAATAATTATTACACCTTTACCTATCAGCCCCGCTACGATACAGCGGGTAAAATTGATGGCATTATGGTATTTGCCTACGATGTTACCAAGCAGGTGCAGGCCAGAAAAGTGGTGGAAGAAAGCGCTGCCCGTTTTCATTTTATGGCCGATGCCATGCCCCAGAAGGTGTGGACAGCCAATGCCAATGGAGATGTAGATTATTTTAACCAGAAATGGCTAGATTATACCGGCCTCACCTTCGAGGAGCTAAAGGGCTGGGGCTGGAGAAGTATTATACATCCTGATGATTGGGAAGAAACCAGGCTGGTATGGATGCAGTCTATAGATACCGGCCTTGATTTTCAGCTGGAACATCGCTTAAGAGCAAAAGAAGATGAATATCGCTGGCACCTGAGCAGGGGAATTGCCCAGCGTGATGCCAGTGGCACCATCAGCATGTGGGTTGGCACCAATACCGATATACACGACAGGAAAATAGCAGGTGAAAAACTCTTGCTGGCGCAGGAAGATCTGAAAGCCACAAATGCAGAACTGAACAAGATCAACAACGACCTCGATAATTTTATCTATACAGCCTCTCATGATCTGAGAAGCCCCATTTTAAATCTGGAAGGATTGGTGGCTTTGGCAAGAAAGAATTTTGAAGAGAAAATTGCAGAAAAAGACCGGTCAGTTCTGGAGATGATGGAATCTTCCATATTGCGGCTGAAAAGCACCATCCTGGATCTGGCAGAAATAACAAAGACACAGAAAGGCAGCAGCGAAGCGCCGGAGCAGCTTTTATTTGCAGCTATTCTGGAAGAGCTGAAGGCCGACCTGGCAGGTAACCTTGAGGTGACAGGTGCAAGCTTCCGGGAAGATCTGCAGGTTACCGGGTTGCTCTATCCAAAAAAGAACCTGAGGAGCATTCTATATAATCTTCTTTCCAATGCCATTAAATACCAGTCGCCACAGCGGCCCCTGGTGGTAGAGACAAAAACCTGGCGGGAGGCAGGCCATGTTGTGCTAAGTGTAACAGATAATGGCATAGGCCTTAGCCCTGAGCAGCTGCCTAAGCTCTTTACTATGTTTAAGCGGCTGCATACCCATGTAGAAGGAACTGGCATTGGTCTTTATATTGTTAAACGCATAGTAGAAAATGCCGGAGGCAGGATAGAAGTAGAGAGCAGCCTGAACCAGGGAACAAGCTTCAAAGTATATTTTAAAGCTTAG
- a CDS encoding alpha-glucan phosphorylase (COG0058 Glucan phosphorylase) — protein sequence MSNYNKWYHPYDIDEKYSTRVAYFSMEFGIDQALKIYSGGLGYLAGSHMRSAYDLRQNLIGVGMLWKYGYYDQVRNDDQTMRIQFQKKYYTYLEDTGIKVPVVIHGNTVWVKAMVLKPETFGTVPVYLLTTDIPENDYLARTISYKLYDVTPEARIAQSIVLGIGGAKVVDALGGADIFHMNEAHALPLAFYKYEKRKDLNAVRNRIVLTTHTPEKAGNEERDIHLLNRMNFFNGLPLEKVRDITGMYGDMFNYTLAALRIARVANGVSQLHGHVARDMWYGNDNIAEIKAITNAQNVPFWRDKALQQALENSDDRALVHRKAEMKKTLFEVVADQTGKIFRPDVLTIVWARRFAGYKRADLLLRDIHYFFYLINRSDQPVQFIWAGKPYPFDHGAIEIFDKLVKLSYQKDNFAVLTGYEIDLSKKLKQGADVWLNTPRRPREASGTSGMTAAMNGAINFTIQDGWIPEFARHQENSFLIPVTDTNLPDAEQDDNDYNNMMRILQNEVIPMYYNDRSRWISIMKQGMRDVVPYFSANRMADEYYREIYHHPNVESQSRATANEAYNQ from the coding sequence ATGAGCAATTACAACAAATGGTATCATCCCTACGATATTGACGAAAAATACAGTACCCGCGTAGCTTACTTCTCTATGGAGTTTGGTATCGATCAGGCTCTTAAAATCTACTCCGGCGGATTGGGCTACCTGGCAGGATCGCATATGCGCAGTGCCTATGATTTACGGCAAAATCTGATTGGCGTAGGAATGTTATGGAAGTATGGATACTATGATCAGGTTCGGAACGATGATCAGACCATGCGCATCCAGTTTCAGAAAAAATACTATACCTACCTGGAAGATACCGGCATAAAAGTACCCGTTGTGATTCATGGCAATACAGTATGGGTTAAAGCCATGGTACTAAAGCCGGAAACATTTGGTACAGTGCCTGTTTACCTGCTTACCACCGATATTCCGGAAAACGATTACCTGGCCCGCACCATTTCTTATAAGCTATATGATGTAACCCCTGAGGCCCGCATTGCACAAAGCATTGTGCTGGGTATTGGCGGTGCCAAAGTTGTAGACGCATTGGGTGGGGCTGATATATTCCATATGAATGAAGCCCATGCCCTGCCACTGGCCTTCTACAAATATGAGAAGAGAAAAGATTTGAATGCTGTCAGAAACAGGATTGTGTTAACCACACACACACCTGAAAAAGCCGGCAATGAAGAGCGTGATATTCACCTGCTCAACCGGATGAATTTCTTTAACGGCCTTCCGCTGGAGAAAGTCAGGGACATTACCGGTATGTATGGCGATATGTTTAACTATACCCTGGCGGCCCTGCGCATTGCCAGGGTGGCCAATGGCGTATCGCAGCTGCATGGCCATGTTGCACGCGATATGTGGTATGGCAATGATAATATTGCTGAAATTAAGGCCATTACCAATGCACAAAATGTGCCTTTCTGGAGAGATAAGGCACTGCAGCAGGCATTGGAAAATAGCGACGACAGGGCCCTGGTGCATCGGAAAGCCGAAATGAAAAAAACACTTTTTGAAGTGGTGGCCGACCAGACGGGCAAAATTTTTAGACCAGATGTACTCACCATTGTATGGGCCAGAAGATTTGCAGGCTATAAAAGGGCCGATCTGCTGCTGCGCGATATACACTATTTCTTTTACCTGATTAACCGCAGCGACCAGCCGGTACAGTTTATCTGGGCGGGCAAGCCTTATCCTTTCGATCATGGTGCTATCGAAATCTTCGATAAACTGGTAAAGCTTTCCTATCAGAAAGATAATTTTGCGGTATTAACGGGCTATGAGATAGACCTGTCTAAAAAACTGAAGCAGGGCGCCGATGTATGGCTTAACACTCCCCGCAGGCCACGGGAAGCATCAGGCACCAGCGGCATGACGGCAGCCATGAACGGCGCCATCAACTTTACCATTCAGGATGGCTGGATTCCTGAATTTGCGCGTCATCAGGAAAACAGTTTCCTTATTCCTGTAACGGACACTAATCTGCCGGATGCCGAACAGGACGATAATGATTATAACAACATGATGAGAATACTTCAGAACGAAGTAATACCTATGTATTACAACGACAGAAGCAGGTGGATCTCCATCATGAAGCAGGGCATGCGCGATGTGGTTCCCTACTTTAGCGCCAACAGAATGGCCGATGAATATTATCGGGAAATATACCATCACCCAAATGTGGAGTCGCAGAGTAGGGC
- a CDS encoding D-lactate dehydrogenase (COG1052 Lactate dehydrogenase and related dehydrogenases) codes for MKVIFFSTKAYDKQFFTQANQQWGFNLDFLEVPLNRSTAVLARGHEVVCVFVNDVVNADVLEELARQGVRLLALRCAGYNNVDLKKAAELGIKVVRVPAYSPYSVAEHTLALILTLNRKTHRAYNRVKEGNFALSGLMGFDLHGKTVGLIGLGKIGLVTGRILKGFGCRVLGYDIQRSAEADETGIEFSDLDMLYAQSDIISLHCPLTPDTYHLINENSIARMKKGVMLINTSRGALIDTRAVIAGLKSEQISYLGLDVYEEEADLFFEDLSSRVIQDDVFMRLLSFNNVLITGHQAFFTSNALQSIAEVTLHNISQFQNQQALQNEVCLA; via the coding sequence ATGAAGGTTATTTTTTTCAGCACAAAAGCATACGATAAACAATTCTTTACCCAGGCTAATCAGCAATGGGGATTTAATCTTGATTTTCTGGAAGTGCCTCTGAACCGCAGCACTGCCGTACTGGCCAGAGGCCATGAGGTGGTATGTGTGTTTGTAAACGATGTAGTTAATGCCGATGTGCTGGAGGAGCTGGCACGGCAGGGCGTAAGGCTACTGGCTTTGCGCTGCGCCGGCTACAACAATGTAGACCTTAAAAAGGCTGCCGAGCTGGGTATCAAGGTAGTGCGTGTACCTGCTTACTCACCCTATTCAGTAGCAGAGCATACCCTTGCCCTTATTCTGACCCTGAACCGCAAGACCCACAGGGCCTACAACCGGGTTAAGGAGGGTAACTTTGCCCTCAGTGGACTAATGGGTTTTGATTTGCATGGCAAAACGGTAGGGCTGATAGGCCTGGGCAAAATCGGACTTGTTACCGGCCGTATCCTGAAAGGCTTTGGCTGCAGGGTGCTGGGCTATGATATCCAAAGATCAGCAGAAGCAGACGAGACAGGCATAGAATTTTCAGACCTGGATATGCTTTACGCCCAGTCGGATATTATCTCCCTGCACTGCCCCCTGACGCCCGATACCTACCACCTGATTAACGAGAACAGCATTGCCCGGATGAAAAAAGGAGTGATGCTGATCAATACCAGCCGTGGAGCGCTTATAGATACCAGGGCAGTGATTGCAGGTCTTAAAAGCGAACAGATCAGCTACCTGGGGCTGGATGTGTACGAAGAAGAAGCTGACCTGTTTTTTGAAGATCTCTCCAGCAGGGTAATCCAGGACGATGTTTTCATGCGCCTGCTCTCTTTTAACAATGTACTGATCACCGGCCACCAGGCCTTCTTTACCAGCAATGCCCTGCAAAGTATTGCCGAGGTAACGCTGCATAATATTTCCCAGTTTCAAAATCAGCAGGCGCTGCAAAATGAGGTTTGTCTGGCCTAA
- a CDS encoding L-lactate permease (COG1620 L-lactate permease), producing MSGLNLPLNPECLAAMAYFLALLPIVLLIVLSLLRSVKEAVLVAALLSAVLFFYWGAGVNHFLGTLAVSLVTTLNILMIVFGAAFLYNIMDKTGMIGKISHSLDDLHPSKELRFFLLAICLTAFFEGWLALVRRVPLCHCCS from the coding sequence TTGTCTGGCCTAAACCTGCCTCTTAACCCGGAATGCCTTGCTGCTATGGCCTATTTCCTAGCCCTTTTGCCTATTGTACTGCTCATTGTGCTTTCGCTGCTGCGAAGTGTAAAGGAGGCTGTGCTGGTGGCTGCCCTGCTAAGTGCCGTGCTTTTTTTTTACTGGGGTGCAGGGGTAAATCATTTTCTGGGTACCCTGGCTGTATCGCTGGTTACCACACTTAACATTCTGATGATCGTGTTCGGGGCTGCCTTTCTGTACAACATCATGGATAAAACAGGGATGATTGGTAAAATAAGCCACTCTCTGGATGATCTGCACCCCTCTAAGGAACTACGCTTTTTTCTACTTGCCATCTGCCTCACTGCTTTTTTCGAAGGGTGGCTGGCTTTGGTACGCCGGGTGCCATTGTGCCACTGCTGCTCATAG
- a CDS encoding hypothetical protein (COG2353 Uncharacterized conserved protein), with the protein MLTFAAIAWHTFAVFAQPQWKSDQKQSKLGFSVTSMGINEVHGLFKNFEATILSSKEDFSDAVFSLTVDAASIDTDIKRRDNDLRSDNFFDVENLPQITFRSTSITKTGPNTYKLTGDLSMHGVTKVVSMDLLYKGTTQDPTTKALTSGFQVTGTLKRSDFNIGRGFMASMVGDEVNINADGAFISQYTNP; encoded by the coding sequence ATGTTAACCTTCGCTGCTATTGCATGGCACACTTTTGCCGTGTTTGCACAACCACAGTGGAAGTCTGATCAAAAGCAATCCAAACTTGGCTTTAGTGTTACCAGCATGGGCATTAATGAGGTGCATGGCTTATTTAAAAACTTTGAGGCCACTATTCTTTCCTCTAAAGAAGATTTCAGCGACGCTGTTTTTAGTTTAACAGTAGATGCTGCTTCTATAGATACCGATATCAAAAGAAGGGATAATGATTTAAGAAGCGATAATTTTTTTGATGTGGAGAACCTGCCACAAATAACCTTCAGGAGCACCTCCATTACTAAAACAGGCCCTAATACTTATAAACTGACCGGAGATTTAAGCATGCATGGGGTAACCAAAGTGGTTAGCATGGACCTTCTGTACAAAGGCACTACCCAGGACCCCACCACCAAAGCCCTTACCTCTGGCTTTCAGGTAACCGGAACATTAAAACGTTCTGACTTTAACATTGGCCGGGGCTTTATGGCTTCCATGGTGGGCGATGAGGTAAACATCAATGCCGATGGTGCCTTCATCAGTCAATATACTAATCCTTAG
- a CDS encoding YfiH family protein (COG1496 Uncharacterized conserved protein), whose translation MNGLRLWQCESLSKEAAVKHFITDRSTAEEGKEFTLSYSSSPDREEIQTNRSRLAAAMGVGEHQLYLPSQVHKTNITRVSSHTEKQELMETDALITNEKGLCIAVLAADCVPILLYDRKNAAVGAVHSGWRGTVAHILKKTLQEMQSAFGTRGTDLLACIGPSVCQESYEVGPEVVQEVEKAFGAHSDLLNPQAGQKARLDLWMANKMQLQEFGVKDSAIEITNLCTVKNNQHFFSARKGDSGRFAAGIMLV comes from the coding sequence ATGAATGGCCTCAGGCTATGGCAGTGTGAAAGCTTAAGCAAAGAAGCTGCGGTTAAGCATTTTATAACCGACAGAAGCACAGCAGAAGAGGGAAAAGAGTTTACCCTAAGCTACTCAAGCTCGCCAGACCGGGAAGAGATACAGACCAACAGAAGCCGGCTGGCAGCAGCCATGGGCGTTGGGGAGCATCAGCTGTACTTACCATCACAGGTGCATAAAACCAATATTACAAGGGTAAGCAGCCATACAGAAAAGCAGGAGCTGATGGAAACAGATGCACTCATCACCAATGAAAAAGGCCTCTGCATTGCTGTTCTGGCGGCCGACTGTGTGCCCATTCTGCTGTACGACCGAAAGAATGCTGCGGTAGGCGCCGTACATTCAGGCTGGAGAGGCACTGTTGCCCATATACTGAAAAAGACGCTTCAGGAAATGCAATCGGCTTTTGGCACAAGGGGCACAGATCTGTTAGCCTGCATAGGGCCTTCTGTGTGCCAGGAATCTTACGAGGTTGGCCCGGAGGTGGTGCAGGAGGTAGAGAAAGCATTTGGGGCACATAGTGATTTACTTAATCCACAGGCCGGCCAAAAGGCCAGGCTTGATCTCTGGATGGCTAATAAAATGCAGCTGCAGGAGTTCGGTGTTAAAGACTCCGCCATAGAAATTACAAACCTGTGTACGGTAAAAAACAACCAGCACTTTTTCTCTGCCAGAAAAGGCGACTCCGGCCGTTTTGCAGCCGGCATCATGCTGGTGTAA
- a CDS encoding subtilisin-like serine protease (COG1404 Subtilisin-like serine proteases): MKINYKSGAVYGLMLGLTVSFSCSDNLELDAENPTSPAIMSAANLNDGSASQLIKLKYNSYIVISTGTLPADLKQQIKSLNGEVTATMDEVGIATVTSTDPNFAAKAGKIKGVSSVIRDLEVQWYDPTTHKVIEADEDTYGNPPFSGDDDQRFDLQWGHDAIDAPEAWNAGARGKGVRIAVLDSGFDLDHPDLAPNIDMAASKNFVTGEVLQYALPDVGSHGTHTAGTIAAADNGIGIIGVAPEAQLILVKVLRDSGSGSFGWMMQGILHATAQGADVINMSLGAAVPRNGKFLDDNGTPDDPSDDFIVSDTKAVQELITAINKVTSYAKQQGVTLIASAGNDANNGQRDKSLVHIPSSSPSVISISATAPIGWILDPFNTNLDNLASYSNYGTSDVDFAAPGGDYLLAFEDRGFEIISIAGIRQYAYAFDYVYSAGNGTNPAGNYYWSVGTSMAGPHAAGVAALIVGQNGGDMDPAKVEAVMRASADDLGKPGRDPLYGHGRVNAYKAVTAVQ, encoded by the coding sequence ATGAAGATTAATTACAAATCCGGGGCCGTTTACGGCCTTATGCTAGGCCTTACTGTGTCCTTCAGCTGCAGCGACAATCTAGAGCTTGATGCAGAGAATCCAACATCTCCTGCCATTATGAGTGCAGCAAACCTGAATGATGGCTCAGCCAGTCAGCTGATTAAGCTGAAATACAATAGCTACATTGTGATTTCAACAGGCACCCTTCCGGCTGATCTAAAACAACAGATTAAATCTCTGAATGGTGAGGTAACTGCAACAATGGATGAAGTAGGTATTGCAACCGTTACTTCAACCGATCCCAATTTTGCTGCCAAAGCTGGCAAAATAAAAGGTGTAAGCTCTGTGATTCGAGATCTGGAAGTACAGTGGTATGATCCAACAACACATAAAGTAATAGAAGCTGATGAGGACACCTATGGCAATCCTCCTTTCAGCGGAGATGATGACCAGCGTTTTGACCTGCAGTGGGGACATGATGCAATAGACGCACCTGAAGCATGGAATGCAGGAGCTCGTGGCAAAGGGGTTCGCATAGCAGTACTTGACAGTGGCTTTGACCTGGATCATCCTGACCTGGCCCCAAACATAGATATGGCCGCGTCTAAGAACTTTGTAACTGGTGAGGTATTACAATATGCACTTCCAGATGTTGGCAGCCACGGCACTCACACTGCCGGTACTATCGCTGCTGCCGACAATGGGATAGGCATTATTGGTGTTGCTCCGGAAGCACAACTGATTCTTGTGAAAGTATTGCGTGATTCAGGTTCGGGCTCTTTTGGATGGATGATGCAGGGTATTCTGCATGCTACAGCGCAGGGTGCTGATGTAATTAATATGAGCTTAGGAGCTGCTGTTCCACGTAACGGCAAGTTCCTAGATGACAATGGGACACCAGATGATCCTTCCGATGACTTTATCGTTAGCGATACAAAAGCCGTTCAGGAGTTGATCACCGCTATCAATAAAGTAACCTCTTATGCGAAACAACAAGGAGTTACTCTTATCGCTTCTGCCGGTAATGATGCCAACAATGGTCAGCGTGACAAATCTTTGGTTCATATACCATCCAGTTCACCAAGTGTGATTTCAATATCTGCTACTGCCCCAATTGGCTGGATACTGGATCCATTCAATACTAATCTTGATAATCTGGCTTCGTATTCAAACTACGGAACATCTGATGTGGATTTTGCAGCCCCAGGTGGTGATTATCTTCTAGCATTTGAAGATCGTGGTTTTGAAATCATTAGCATCGCCGGTATTCGTCAATATGCTTATGCATTTGATTATGTGTACAGCGCTGGCAATGGCACTAATCCAGCCGGTAACTACTATTGGTCTGTAGGCACCAGCATGGCTGGACCTCATGCTGCAGGTGTTGCTGCGCTGATCGTTGGCCAGAATGGCGGAGACATGGATCCTGCTAAAGTTGAAGCAGTAATGAGAGCTTCAGCTGATGATCTGGGTAAACCTGGCAGAGACCCGCTGTATGGCCACGGCAGAGTGAATGCTTACAAAGCAGTAACTGCAGTTCAGTAA